Proteins co-encoded in one Papaver somniferum cultivar HN1 chromosome 5, ASM357369v1, whole genome shotgun sequence genomic window:
- the LOC113278939 gene encoding protein FAR1-RELATED SEQUENCE 5-like, with the protein MISKDQAKKKKISKKQLLKITREIYVLEFLDVTHLRFGIILFDPAVYVMTAGISLVDPAINYLTAGISLVDPAVSIVPYIPVEDQEVFMEDQEVVIEDQNEVMQDQPQPVQVSEDTSAHYANNYEWKDKEDAKKWARSQGLKKMCIIVQNKQVTFNDFQMLCECSLKYESHWKKGSEYKPKTARKKGVYNTKKTGCPFKLKFKFNDDKKMWYMEKVISGYHNHPIPESLINHPYSARLNPLEKELVCVLSKRRTRPIDILSGVKVLNPQNSSSLSTIYNEREKFRKESWEERVLMQQLLFLFEEEKYSTAYERNEVNEVEYLFVANPECVQLARCFHQILFMDCTYKTNKYKMLILNFVGQTSTKSTFTVETKESYLWGLQKVKLLYQEGYTPQLLITDKEEEFMWAIPHVFPYARHHLCMFHLWNNVQTNCKRVIWLAKKTEMERIKNLPLEIQQEEK; encoded by the exons ATGATTTCGAAGGACCaagccaagaagaagaagatatcgaAGAAACAATTGCTCAAGATTACCAG GGAAATTTACGTCCTGGAGTTCCTAGACGTAACCCATTTACGGTTCGGAATAATTCTTTTCGACCCAGCTGTTTATGTTATGACGGCTGGAATATCACTTGTCGACCCAGCCATAAACTATTTGACGGCTGGAATATCACTTGTAGACCCAGCCGTTTCT ATTGTACCGTACATTCCGGTAGAAGACCAAGAGGTGTTTATGGAAGACCAAGAGGTGGTTATTGAAGACCAAAACGAGGTTATGCAAGATCAACCCCAACCTGTGCAAGTTTCTGAGGACACAAGTGCTCACTATGCAAACAACTATGAGTGGAAAGATAAGgaagatgcaaagaagtgggctcGATCACAAGGGCTGAAAAAGATGTGCatcatagtccagaataaacaagttACATTCAACGACTTTCAAATGCTTTGCGAGTGTAGTCTAAAGTATGAGAGCCACTGGAAAAAGGGTAGTGAGTATAAACCAAAAACCGCGAGGAAGAAGGGAGTATATAATACGAAGAAGACCGGGTGCCCTTTtaagcttaaatttaaatttaatgaCGACAAGAAAATGTGGTATATGGAAAAAGTCATCTCGGGTTATCATAATCATCCTATTCCGGAGAGTTTGATCAACCATCCTTATTCGGCAAGGCTCAATCCTTTGGAAAAGGAATTAGTATGCGTGTTGAGTAAAAGACGCACAAGACCTATTGATATTCTTAGTGGAGTGAAGGTGTTAAACCCCCAAAACTCATCCTCATTGTCAACTATCTATAacgaaagagaaaaatttagaaaagAGTCATGGGAAGAGAGAGTGCTTATGCaacaattattgtttttgtttgaggaGGAAAAGTACTCTACCGCCTATGAAAGGAATGAAGTAAATGAAGTGGAATATCTTTTCGTCGCGAATCCAGAATGTGTACAATTGGcaagatgctttcatcaaattctcTTTATGGATTGCACGTATAAAACTAACAAGTACAAGATGCTGATATTGAACTTTGTTGGGCAAACATCTACCAAGTCGACATTTACCGTCGAGACGAAGGAAAGTTATTTGTGGGGATTGCAAAAGGTGAAGTTATTGTATCAAGAAGGTTATACTCCACAATTGTTGATTACGGATAAGGAGGAAGAATTTATGTGGGCCATACCACATGTTTTCCCCTACGCGCGTCATCATCTTTGCATGTTTCATCTATGGAACAATGTGCAAACTAATTGCAAGAGGGTTATATGGCTAGCAAAGAAGACCGAGATGGAGAGGATTAAAAATCTACCGTTGGAGATACAACAAGAAGAGAAATAA